One Dermatophagoides farinae isolate YC_2012a chromosome 1, ASM2471394v1, whole genome shotgun sequence genomic region harbors:
- the LOC124492699 gene encoding uncharacterized protein LOC124492699 yields MKSSSSPLQPISIHDSSLMIDCHISPPQCDGEQQQQQKSSKAISFGLKQTLIKMMIMLPSSSSSAAAAMFYGHLLTGLLLVVIVGYQSILVNCEHRAGSYRRNQQQQALYRAPCSQTTDCPFDNTQCNLVSKKCQCKPNFVQVDSFVNRSYITHLAMTCLHVAQLDERCISDIQCIVDYSECQLTVENVAGGINRTIHMCKCISGHELKHDQATVIIDGQPHRVRPICDPDNDRTNSSSWLITVVLISILVLVILIGTFVLIVRYQRLRQPYNQQTITSLTSQGGINSSHQMGQHHPLGSSSPPPMGSAEAEFQNDFIQVFPMHHLEPMPDKNVHAYIIK; encoded by the coding sequence atgaaatccTCGTCATCACCACTACAACCAATATCCATCcatgattcatcattgatgattgattgtcaCATATCACCACCACAATGTGATggagaacaacaacaacaacaaaagtcgTCAAAAGCCATTAGTTTTGGATTGAAGCaaacattgatcaaaatgatgatcatgttaccgtcatcatcatcatcagcggCAGCAGCAATGTTTTATGGCCATTTATTGACAGGCTTATTATTGGTGGTTATTGTTGGATATCAATCCATATTAGTCAACTGTGAACATCGTGCCGGAAGTTATCGtagaaatcaacaacaacaggcaTTATATCGTGCACCATGTTCCCAGACAACTGATTGTCCATTTGATAATACACAATGTAATTTAGTGAgcaaaaaatgtcaatgcAAACCGAATTTCGTCCAGGTAGATAGTTTTGTGAATCGTTCGTACATTACACATTTGGCAATGACATGTCTACATGTAGCACAATTGGATGAACGTTGTATAAGTGATATACAGTGTATTGTAGATTATAGTGAATGTCAATTAACTGTCGAAAATGTTGCTGGTGGCATCAATCGAACCATTCATATGTGTAAATGTATTTCGGGCCATGAGCTTAAACATGATCAAGCCACAGTGATAATTGATGGACAACCACATCGTGTGCGGCCAATATGCGATCCAGATAATGATCGTACGAATTCTTCATCTTGGCTTATAACGGTCGTATTGATCAGCATATTGGTACTGGTCATTCTAATTGGaacatttgttttgattgtacGTTACCAGCGTCTACGACAACCATACAATCAACAAACCATAACTAGTTTGACATCGCAAGGAGGAATCAATTCATCACATCAAATGGGTCAACATCATCCATtaggttcatcatcaccaccaccaatggGTTCAGCTGAAGctgaatttcaaaatgatttcatcCAAGTATTTCCGATGCATCATTTAGAACCGATGCCAGATAAAAATGTTCATGCATATATTATCAAATAG